The Aestuariibaculum lutulentum genome segment AGATATTCTTAATACATTTTCTACCTGGGCATGCATACGTTTATTCTCTTCTTTAATCATGCCAAGATAGCGTAACACCTTTTCCTTATCTTCAATAATTTTAGGATTCCTAATTGCATCCAACGCCAAGTTTATAGTCGCAATTGGCGTTTTAAACTCATGCGTCATATTATTGATAAAATCGGATTTGATTTCTGATATTTTACGCTGTTTTATAAGCTGATATAAAGCACCTCCATAAGTTATCATGATGATTATGGTAAAAAGAAATGATAATAAAATCATCCTTAGAATTGAAGATAAGATAAATTTCTTATCATTCGTAAAATTCACCAGAAGTTTATAAGGTGTCCTGTTATTTTCATCTGGAAAAATTGCTACCGAATAATTTGAATCTTTATCATACTCGAAACCATCACTTTGCACTTTTGTCGCCAAATCATTTGCATAAATTGCAAATTCGAAATCAAGATTAATACTATCTTTTATAAGAGTCTTAGTTAATAAATCTTTGATTTCATTTTCTGAAACACGCTTATGAATAGGTGTTGTTTTTAAGTATGCTTTATAATTTTTTTCGAAAACCAAACGCTGCGCATCAGAAATAACACCGCTTCTAATTATACTAGATATAGGACTTTGCGCTAAATCCTTATCGGTTAAATCTTCATTTTTATAAACTTCAGTTGAAGAACTCCCTATGATACTTTTAATATCCAGACTATCTAAACCAATGTCAAAGAGCGTTGATGTTAATTTATAATTTTCTTCAAGAACACTACTCTTGTAAATAAGTGTTTCCTTGGTATTATTGTTTTGCTGATAAATTAACAACTGAGATACGGTAGCCGAGTCTGCCTTTTTTTCTGGGTCTAAAGTCTGATATTCATTATAGTAATTGGCAATTTCATTATCTCCAATAGTATTTGAGACATAATAAAGCGCCTTATTTACATTAAAACGAAAACGATCTTTTTCACTTTTTATAGATCCATTTATATAGTAGGCCTGAACGAAAATAATACCTACTAAAGACAAGGTCATTAAAAGGATTAACAGGACGAATGTTCTCTTACTCATTATTCAAATTTAACATTTTAACATTTAGCAGAATTGGTTTTAACCTTACATTAACAAAAATGTTAAAATTATAAAGTTTTGACAATTTGCTCATGTATTTTCATCACTTGTTCTTTAGTTTCTTCAAAATTTACATTATTTACAACAAAATCTGATAAAGCGATTTTCTCTTCATCACTCCACTGATTCTTTATAATAGCTTCAATTTTTTCCTTTGTTGTATGATCTCTTTTCAATAAACGTTCGATACGTAAATGCATTGGAGCCGTTACCGTAATCACTAAATCACATTGTTTATTTCCGCCGTTTTCAAAAAGAATAGCCACTTCTTTTATAACATAAGAGGTGTTTTGCTTCTCTTTCCATGATTCAAAATGTTTACCTACTTCTGGATGTACAATCGCATTCATTTTTTGCAGATAGGTTTTATCATTAAAAATGATATTGGCAATAAACGGTTTATTTAATTCACCATTTACATATACCTCTTCGCCAAATAACTGAACAAGTTTTTCCTTAATAACTTCAGAAGTAACCATCAATTTTTTAGCTTCGACATCGGCTATATACACCGGAACTCCCAACGCTTCAAATTCTTTAGCTACGGTTGTTTTTCCGCTACCAATACCTCCAGTAAGTCCGACTACCATCATTTTGTAATTATAAACTCTATACGTTTCTGATTGATTTTCACATTCTTTACCTTCTCAGGATATTGTGCCACTTCCGGCACCATAAAAAACTGATTGTTTATCGTTTTACTAAAGTCGCAAACCACTTTAAAATCTTTCGCAGTTATTGTATTAAAGTCACTTAAACTAACATAATACGCCACATTTACTTCTTTTGGAAAAAACTTCAACCTTACATTTTCAGGCGCATTAATAAGTTGCACCGGAATTTTCAAAATGCCTTCGGTAAATTTATCCACTTTAGCATTTAAAACGGTTTGGACTGCCGAAAACTTTACATCCTGATGTTTCTGATTATTCACTGGCAATTTTAACTTAACGGTCTTTAGTAAATCTGTTCGAACATCTTTTAAAGCTAAAGATTCTGTCTCGATATAATGAATTTTAGACACTTTAATTTCAGGCCCAATAACTGTTATAGAATCGGGCTTCAAATTAAAGTCTGAAGCTAAATCGTATCCCGGGCTATATTTTATATCGGATTGTAAAACGACAGGAACTTTTTTCACCATATTTTCATCAAACTGAAAATATAAAGTATCCGGAGTTATATTTAATACGCTTACCTGACTACTAAACTGCGTATTCTGCAAATATGCAGCGGTTTTATGCCATACAAAAACCGAATCCTTTTTATAGATATCTTTCTTAAAATCAACCTTTATTTCCGGTTTGGAAAAATAGTATTTAAGCCACTTAAAACCATGGGTTTTTAAAGTAACGTCTAAACGTATTGAATCGTTTAAAATAACGTCTTCGTCTGGTACATTTATCGCTTTAATATTAAACGCTAAAGTATTAGTATACTCTTTAGATAGCTTATTAAACAATAAAATAAGAAAGGCCGATAGCAAGAACAAAACAAATACATTTAGCCTTTTACTCTTTATTGAAGCTAATATTTTTGATTTTAGTTCTTTTAGCATGCCGGTTTAAAAAATAATTTTGGAAAATGCGATTCTGGATTTTTCTTTAATACATCTACTGCCCACGTCGATTTTAAAAAGCCATAGCCATAGCCAAAAAACTGAACAGAAATGGCAATTAAACTCAATACTGAAACGACTATACTTTTTGTCGATATTAAGGCTGTAATAAATGCCATACTAAAATACAACACATAAAGCTTAAAAAAGACATCTATATGAAATAAAAGTAGGATTAAACTTAAAAACAAACCTAAGGTAAACATAGTAGGAAACCAATACGTTAACTTTTTTGTTTGTGGATGCCAGACGTTCAGAATCGGTCGTACCATCCCGAATTTATTGACCTGAACATAAAACTTGTGCCAGGAAATTCTACGTTTATGATAAACGTACGCTTCAGGAATTAACTTGGTTTTATATCCCAAATTCCATAAACGGATGGATAAATCGGGGTCTTCACCCGGATGAATATAGCCAAACCCTTTTGAAGCCTCGAAAGCTACTTTGGAAATACCCATATTAAAGCTTCGTGGCTGAAACGTATCTACACTTTTCTTGTTTCCTCGAATACCTCCTGTGGTAATAAACGAAGTCATGGAAAAATTTATCGCCTTTTGCAAATTGGTAAACGATTCATGTGCTGCATCGGGACCACCAAAACAATCGACATAATTTTGACTTAAACTCTTTTCTACTTCTGTTAAATATTGAGGAGGTAAAATACAATCGGAATCGAGAATGATAAAATAATTGCCTTTGGCTTTTCGCATGCCATAATTACGAGAGTCTCCCGGACCTGAATTGTCTTTGAAATAATAAGAGATATCCAGTCTATCTTTAAAACTATTAACTACCCCTTCTGAAGAAATAGATGAACCGTCTTCTACAATTACAATTTCGAATGGGGTTTTGGTATGTAAAGCTTCAAAACTTTGTAAAAGTTCCTGCGTCTCATCCGGACGGTTATAAACAGGTATAATAAATGAAAACTGTAGTTGCATCAAAGTTGTGTTTTGCGTTAGGGATTAAAGCAAGCTACCGTGTAGCGCGGAAAGCCCGACCACACTTGAGTGTGGTAACGCCCAAATTATTTTTTAACACAAATGTAACGATTCCAAACAAAAAAGCCACCTCATATAAGGTGGCTCTTTCTATATAAAATGTAATTTTTATTCTTCTCCTACGAAGGTACTCATAACAGCATCGCTTACACCCATGTTACTAAAACCTCCATCGTTGTAAAGGTTTTGTAATGTTACACGTTTTGTAAGGTCACTAAATAAAGTAACACAGTAGTTAGCACAATCTAAAGCCGTTGCATTACCAAGTGGCGACATTTTATCGGCGTAAGCGATAAATCCGTCGAAACCTTTAACTCCGCTACCTGCTGTAGTTGGCGTTGGCGACTGAGAAATGGTGTTTACTCGTACTTTTTTATCGCGACCAAAGAAATATCCGAAGCTACGAGCAATACTTTCTAAGTACGCTTTGTTATCGGCCATATCGTTATAATCTGGGAATACACGCTGTGCAGCCATATAACTTAACGCCACAATACTACCCCACTCGTTCATTGCATCTGCTTTGTAAAGTGTTTGCATTACTTTGTGAAAAGACATTGCAGAAACATCAGTTCCTTTTTGTGTCCAATCGTAGTTTTGGTTTGTATAATGGTTACCTTTACGTACGTTAATTGACATTCCAATAGAGTGAAGAACGAAATCGATTTTTCCGCCTAAAATCTCCATAGATTGCTCTACCAACTTTTGTAAGTCTTCAACCGAAGTTGCATCGGCAGGAATTACTTGAGAACCAGTTTTTTCAGCTAACTCGTTAATTTGTCCCATACGCATAGCTACAGGGGCATTAGTTAAAACGAATTGTCCACCTTCTTCATGAACACGTTCTGCAGTTTTCCATGCAATCGAATTTGAGTCTAACGCTCCAAAAATGATTCCTTTTTTTCCTTTTAATAAATTATAAGACATTTTCTTGGTTATTATATTGTTTTCTTTTTTCTATTTGGTGGACAAAGATACTAATTAATTCAATAATTCTTTGGCATGTGCAATAGCAGATGAAGACATTTCCACACCGCCTAACATTTGGGCGATTTCGACAATACGCTCGTCGTGGTTAAGCTTTACTAAATTAGAATGTGTTACCTCGTCTTTATCTTCTTTATAAACTTTAAAATGCGAATGTCCTTTGGCGGCTACCTGCGGTAAATGAGTAATTGCAAATACTTGCATGGACTTACTCATTTCCAGCATAATATCTCCCATTTTATTTGAAATCTCACCTGAAACTCCTGTATCAATTTCATCGAACATGATGGTTGGTAACTGAATGTATTTTGCCAAAACAGATTTAATAGCCAGCATAATTCTGGATAACTCTCCTCCTGAAGCAGCCTTTTTCAATTCGTTGTAATTCCCGCCTTTATTTGCAGAAAATAAAAATGATAAATTGTCTTTTCCGTTAGACAAATACTCATTTTCAAGATTAACTTCTATACTAAACTGCGCGTTTGGCATTCCTAAACCCACCAAAATCGATTCTAACTGCTCCTTTAATTCTGGTATAACCTTAGAGCGTTTATCGTGTATCGTTTTAGCAATTGTATCTAAAGTCTTTGCCTGAGCCTCGATTTCACTCTCTTTGTTTTGAATGGATTCATCAAGATTTTCGGTAACAGAAACCTTTTCTTCTAACTGATTTTTAATTTCAATAAGTTCTGATACCGTTTCTACAACATGCTTTTGCATTAAATTATGAAGTAAACGTAATTTAGCGTCAACAACCTCCAATCGGTTTGGATCGGCCTCCAGATTATCCTGAAGTAAATCTACTTCTCTGTAAACATCGTCTAATTCGATTAAGCTACTGTTTACTCTATTGAATAAATCTTCGTACTTTGATGAATACGAGCTTAATTTTTGAAAGGTGTTTTTTAAAGCCGTTAGTGTGGTTATAGCCCCTACTTGCTCATCGGTAAGTAACTGATATGCCTCACCCAATTTATCCTTTATGCTTTCTACATTATTCAGACTTTCATACTCTTCTTCGAGTGCTTCCAACTCACCATCTACTAAATTAGCTTCAACCAATTCATTCAACAAAAAGCTATTGTAATCGTGTTCCTTTATAGCATCGGCCTGAAACTCTAAAAGCGATTTTAATTCCTTTTTTAAAGTTTTGTAGACTTTTAATTCTGAAGTATACTGTTGAAGATTTTCTTCATTATTTGCCAAAGCATCAATTACCTGAAACTGAAATTCATCGGTCGTTAACGCCATGGTTTGGTGTTGCGAATGAATATCGATTAATCGTTCGCCTAACAACTGTAAACTACTCAGATTTACCGGGGAATCATTTACGAACGCTCTGGATTTACCTGATGGTAAAATTTCGCGACGAATAATAGTCTGCTCGTCATAATCGAAATCTTCAGCTTCAAAAAGAGATTTTAAATTGTAATTTGAAATATTAAAAACGGCTTCAATAACACATTTTGTTGACGTGTCTTTCAAACTGCTTAAATCGGCACGCTTACCCAGAATTAAAGATAAACCTCCTAAAAGAATAGATTTTCCGGCACCGGTTTCACCTGTAATAATTGAAAAACCATCGTTAAAATTAACATTTAATTGATCGATTAATGCGTAATTTTTTATTGAAAGTGATGTTAGCATCCAAGTTGAAAATTAAAAGTTAAAAGCTTAAAGTTATACTCCTTAAAACTTAATATTTTGCCATTTGCTATTGTAAGTTGGCGCCACTTTTTGAAGGGTTTCTTTAACGCTGGCAATGTTCACATTCGGACCATCACTAAAGATTTGTTCTATTTCATCGGCTTTAGCATCAAAAAACGTACGTAACAGAAAAGAATTTGGTCGGCGTGAGTTCATCGCTTTAAACTTGATTAAAGATGTCGCTACTTCTTCTTTTCCTGATTTGGCGTTATCACTCATCACATCTAAACCTTGCATGTGGTAATCGTACATAACCTGACGATACTCTTTAAATGTAGGCGATAAAACATTGTCGATTAACGCAAAACGGCTTTGTAAACCATCTTCAACCTTCCAACCTTTATAATTTTCCTGCTGTGAATAGTTTGTAATAATCTGTGCCTGCTTAAAATAAGGATCTCCTCCATTCTCAGCAAACGAATCGGCATCTAAACCTAAAACCATATATACATGAAATGCTATAACAGACACCAAGTTAGACTGATATTGTGTAGGATTAAAAATTAAGTTTTGATACTCTAAATATCGAAAGTTAAAATCCTTATCATTAAAATTATAAATTGGGGTACTAAATGAAGAACCGTAAACTGGTCTTGACGACTGTACTTGTAATGACGCCTGAAACGCTTCACCACTATAATTAGTTACGTTTACAATAAAACTACAATCAATACGCTCCTGTAAAGCAAAGGTTTTATCTGTCCACTTGGTATTGTTTACAAACTCGGTTAATTGCTTTTCTAATGTTTTAAAAATGGGAAAGTTCTCGTTTCCTGTTTGTTGTGCATTAACCACAACATTGCAATTTAATTCCTGGGCAAAACCAAAAACACTTAAAAAGAATAATAAAACGACTAGAATGTTACGCATTAATTTGTTCTAAAATTTTATTTATCAAATCTTTAGCTACTTCAGCTTTAGATTTTAACTGATATTCGTTAATGTTATTTTCATCATCAATAAAGGTTACTTTATTAGTATCGCCTTTAAAACCGGCACCTTTATCGTTTAACGAATTTAAAACAATTAAATTTAAATTCTTTCTTTTTAGCTTGTCTTTTGCGTTTTCCAATTCGTTATTGGTTTCTAAAGCAAAGCCTACAAGAAACTGATTGGATTTAGCTTTTCCCAACGACGCTAAGATATCCTGAGTTTTTTCTAACTCTAATGTTAACGTAGCATCGCTCTTTTTTATTTTCTGAGCTGCCACATCTTTTGGTTTGTAATCAGCTACAGCTGCAGAACAAATAGCAATATCAACCGCATCGTAATATTCATGAACCGCATTGTACATATCCTGTGCACTAACTACAGGCACAACCTGAATTAAACCATGTGACACAGATTGATTGGTTGGTCCTGAAACCAAAACAACCTCAGCACCTAAATTCGCAGCTGCTTTAGCGATTTCAAAACCCATTTTTCCACTGGAATGATTTCCTATAAAGCGGACGGGATCTATGGCTTCGTAAGTGGGACCTGCGGTAATTAAAACTTTCTTTCCGCGAAGTGGTAATTGATTTAAAATATCGTTTTCAATGAAAGACACAATATCTTCCGGCTCTGCCATACGTCCTTCACCTACCAGTCCGCTGGCTAATTCGCCGCTGGTAGCAGGAATCATTATATTTCCGTAAGATTTTAAGACCTTGAAAGAACGCAAAGTGCTTTCATGTTTATACATATCTAAATCCATGGCAGGCGCAAAATACACCGGACATTTCGCTGATAAATACGTTGCTAATAAGAGATTATCACAAACACCATTGGCCATTTTAGACAAAGTATTTGCTGTAGCAGGTGCTACGATAAATAAATCGGCCCAAAGCCCTAAATCGACATGATTAGTCCAAACGGCATTGTCGTCATCGTCATGAGTGAACGAGGAATACACCGGATGTTTTGAAAGCGTAGATAAGGTTAAAGGAGTTACAAAATCTTTTGAAGCCGGTGTCATTACAACTTTTACGTTGGCACCCGATTTTATAAATAACCTTACTAATGAAGCTGTTTTGTAAGCGGCAATACCACCACTAATTCCTAATAGTATGTTCTTGCCGCTTAATATTGACATTTTAAAAACGGTTACTGATTATCTTCTTCAGTGTTTCTAAAATAAACTTTATCTGTTAACCATTCTTGAACAGCTAAAGCATGAGGTTTTGGTAATTTTTCGTAAAATTTAGACACCTCAATTTGCTCTTTATTCTCGAAGATTTCTTCTAAGCTATCGTTATAAGTAGCAAACTCTTCTAACTTATCGATAAGCTCTTTTTTAATCTCTGTGTTAATTTGGTCAGCACGTCTTGCAATGATAGAAATTGACTCATAAATATTGCCTGTCGGCTCGTCAATTTGGTTTCTGTCGTACGTAATGGTATTAACAGGAGCATTGGTTTTCTTTAAATCCATCGTCTTTATTATTTAACTTTTTATGCTATAACTTTTTTATTTCTTCGTCTATTACAACTCCAATTTCATTTACCTCTTCAATATGTTCTGAAGCGGCATATGATTGCTTAAAGGAATCACAGTATTCTTTGGCTTGCTCTAAACGTGGTTTCTTTAGAGGCACATAAGTTCCTCGTTTAAAGTCGAAACTATTAATTGCTAATTTATAAGCTGAATCCAGTCTGTAAAACAGAGCTTCTTCTCTTAAATTAGATCCAGGAAAATCAATCACAAAATTATCGAACGACTTAATAGATGCTTCGTAATCTGAAATTGTATTGTACTGCTTAGCAATTTCAAATGCTTTCTTTTCTAATTTAAAGTCTAATTCTTTTACCAATTCGTTAGCTGCAGATAAATACTCCGACTTTGGAAATTGGTTGATAAACCCTTGTAATTTATCTATCGCTTCTTTTGTTTCCTTTTGATCTTTAGAATAAATAGGCGATCTCATGTAATAACTTTTCGCTGCCAAATAAGAGGTTTCTTCTAACTTCTCACTTTTAGGGTAACTGGTTGCAAAACGCTCTAACTGATATCCTGCTGTATAGTAATCTCCAACTTCGTATAACGATTTTGAATATAAATACATTAGTTTTTCAGCCTGAGGTTTCCCTCTATAACTTGCTATAAGTGGCTCAAACAACCTGTTAGCTTTGGCATACTTACCTTCGTTATAAAGTTCTTCTCCCATTTTATACTTTGCCGCAATATCTTCAGACTTTAAGGTTTTCTGATATTCGCTACAAGAGTTTAAAACTGTGATTGTTAATAATAAATAAAGAAATCTTTTCATTTGTTGTTATTACCTGTTTCTATTATCAAATCTTATATGCATAACATAAACATATTTAATTTATTGTAAATATGCATATTTCATTGTTTTAAAACAAGATGCAAAATTAAGTTAATAATATGGATTTTAAAAATATTATTTCACGCTAAAATACTTGAAGCTTTATAGGAACAACAAGGATTAAGTAATATTTAACTTTTGTGTGGTTCAATAGCATCAAAAAGGTCGTAATCCAGAATTAGAGTCCCTTCACTATTAAAATTTTGTGCCTTTACAAATTTGAAATCGACTTGAACTTCCTTTAAATCATAGGAATGAATTTTATGAACTTCCTGATTGAAGGATTCGTCGTAATAACTTATCATGATAATTAATTCGCCATGAAGCTTTTTTATGGCTTCATTTGAATAATTCGACAACGGACTTTCATCATCCAATTCATGAACAATAGTCCATGTTGTCGGCAAATAATCTATGGCATCTCGTTCCAGATTCAACAAATAAAAATTATTCTCATAAATTCCTGAATCATTAGGCTGAGATAACATTAAAGTTACCGATATTTTAGGTTGAATCATTACCGATTTCCTATCATTAACCAACCTAAACATGATGGCGCGATGCTGTTTAAAATCTCTTAAAACAAGATATTTACTAAACCTGACTGCTGATCTTGGCTTCGAAAACCGACCATAAATTAAACCGGTTACAAAGGCGAATAACATTAAACCTAAAAAAGATTCAATAGACGCTACCATACCGCTCAACCATCCGTTTGGCGCCAAGGCACCATACCCTACTGTAGTAAAAGTTTGTGTACTAAAGAAAAAGGCATTGAAAAAATCCTGAACCGGACTACCTGATAAGGCAGTGATTTCTTCAATTCCTATTAACAGATAAATTAAAGCGAAAAGAGCATTAATTAAGAAGCCTACCAAAAAGGATAGGCTAAAAAAATAAAACCACGAAATATTTACCAAAAAATGATAGGCTTCGGAAAATTTTCGTGGTTTGTTATGATATTTTAAATTAAAAGACCCATCAGGTTTAAGCATGCGCTTAGCATACTGCGCAGAGGCATTCCCTACTCCCGGATCTTTTATTTTATTTACCACATTAAAAGGTTGCTACAAACGATTTTATTTTAGCTTTTAAAGCATCAGAAGCTGGCACTAATGGCAATCTTACAGTGTCTTGACAAAGACTTAAAGCTTCGAAAACACCTTTAATTCCTGCCGGGTTATTTTCTTCAAAAATATAACCAATAACATCCATTAATTTATAATGAAGTTTAAAAGCTTCTTTGGCATTTCCAGCTAACCCTAAACGAATCATTTCTGAAAATTCTTTAGGAAATCCTTGACCAATTACAGAAATAACTCCTGCCCCTCCAGCTAAAACGACACCTAAAGCTAAATCATCATCACCTGAAATAACAGCAAAACCTTCTGGTTTATTTTTTATTAATTCGTAATACTGAGCAATATTATTTCCTGCTTCTTTAACTGCTACAACATTTTCAAAATCTTGAGCTAAACGTAAAGTTGTTGACACCTCCATATTTTTAGAAGTACGTCCTGGAACGTTATAAAGAATCACATCAATCGGGCAAGCTTCAGCAACTGCTTTAAAATGCTGATAAATTCCTTCCTGAGTTGGTTTGCTATAATATGGAGATACAGATAAAATAGCTGCCATTTGACTTAAATCTGTCGATTTTATTTCTTCTACAACCAGAGCTGTGTTGTTTCCACCAATACCTAAAACCATAGGCACACGACCATTATTTGCTTTAACTACAGTTTCAACAACTTCCTTCTTCTCTTCTTTAGTTAACGTAACAACTTCTCCTGTTGTTCCACAAATTACAAGATACTCAACACCATTTTCAATATTGAAATTTACAATATTAGTCAAAGCCTCATGGTCCACACTTAAATCTGATTTAAACGGTGTAACCAAAGCAACTCCAGTTCCTAGA includes the following:
- a CDS encoding enoyl-ACP reductase FabI, translated to MSYNLLKGKKGIIFGALDSNSIAWKTAERVHEEGGQFVLTNAPVAMRMGQINELAEKTGSQVIPADATSVEDLQKLVEQSMEILGGKIDFVLHSIGMSINVRKGNHYTNQNYDWTQKGTDVSAMSFHKVMQTLYKADAMNEWGSIVALSYMAAQRVFPDYNDMADNKAYLESIARSFGYFFGRDKKVRVNTISQSPTPTTAGSGVKGFDGFIAYADKMSPLGNATALDCANYCVTLFSDLTKRVTLQNLYNDGGFSNMGVSDAVMSTFVGEE
- a CDS encoding sensor histidine kinase, which translates into the protein MSKRTFVLLILLMTLSLVGIIFVQAYYINGSIKSEKDRFRFNVNKALYYVSNTIGDNEIANYYNEYQTLDPEKKADSATVSQLLIYQQNNNTKETLIYKSSVLEENYKLTSTLFDIGLDSLDIKSIIGSSSTEVYKNEDLTDKDLAQSPISSIIRSGVISDAQRLVFEKNYKAYLKTTPIHKRVSENEIKDLLTKTLIKDSINLDFEFAIYANDLATKVQSDGFEYDKDSNYSVAIFPDENNRTPYKLLVNFTNDKKFILSSILRMILLSFLFTIIIMITYGGALYQLIKQRKISEIKSDFINNMTHEFKTPIATINLALDAIRNPKIIEDKEKVLRYLGMIKEENKRMHAQVENVLRISKLEKNELNISKERLNLHDLIEDAITHVELIVEDRKGYIKTFLNAEQTSVLANDSHFTNVIVNILDNAVKYSPEAPEIEVYTENVGTNILLKIKDHGSGMSKAAVKRVFEKFYREHTGNIHNVKGHGLGLAYVKRIVEDHQGYVSVESEKDKGSTFTIKLPLIS
- the coaBC gene encoding bifunctional phosphopantothenoylcysteine decarboxylase/phosphopantothenate--cysteine ligase CoaBC, which translates into the protein MSILSGKNILLGISGGIAAYKTASLVRLFIKSGANVKVVMTPASKDFVTPLTLSTLSKHPVYSSFTHDDDDNAVWTNHVDLGLWADLFIVAPATANTLSKMANGVCDNLLLATYLSAKCPVYFAPAMDLDMYKHESTLRSFKVLKSYGNIMIPATSGELASGLVGEGRMAEPEDIVSFIENDILNQLPLRGKKVLITAGPTYEAIDPVRFIGNHSSGKMGFEIAKAAANLGAEVVLVSGPTNQSVSHGLIQVVPVVSAQDMYNAVHEYYDAVDIAICSAAVADYKPKDVAAQKIKKSDATLTLELEKTQDILASLGKAKSNQFLVGFALETNNELENAKDKLKRKNLNLIVLNSLNDKGAGFKGDTNKVTFIDDENNINEYQLKSKAEVAKDLINKILEQINA
- the recN gene encoding DNA repair protein RecN: MLTSLSIKNYALIDQLNVNFNDGFSIITGETGAGKSILLGGLSLILGKRADLSSLKDTSTKCVIEAVFNISNYNLKSLFEAEDFDYDEQTIIRREILPSGKSRAFVNDSPVNLSSLQLLGERLIDIHSQHQTMALTTDEFQFQVIDALANNEENLQQYTSELKVYKTLKKELKSLLEFQADAIKEHDYNSFLLNELVEANLVDGELEALEEEYESLNNVESIKDKLGEAYQLLTDEQVGAITTLTALKNTFQKLSSYSSKYEDLFNRVNSSLIELDDVYREVDLLQDNLEADPNRLEVVDAKLRLLHNLMQKHVVETVSELIEIKNQLEEKVSVTENLDESIQNKESEIEAQAKTLDTIAKTIHDKRSKVIPELKEQLESILVGLGMPNAQFSIEVNLENEYLSNGKDNLSFLFSANKGGNYNELKKAASGGELSRIMLAIKSVLAKYIQLPTIMFDEIDTGVSGEISNKMGDIMLEMSKSMQVFAITHLPQVAAKGHSHFKVYKEDKDEVTHSNLVKLNHDERIVEIAQMLGGVEMSSSAIAHAKELLN
- a CDS encoding outer membrane protein assembly factor BamD, encoding MKRFLYLLLTITVLNSCSEYQKTLKSEDIAAKYKMGEELYNEGKYAKANRLFEPLIASYRGKPQAEKLMYLYSKSLYEVGDYYTAGYQLERFATSYPKSEKLEETSYLAAKSYYMRSPIYSKDQKETKEAIDKLQGFINQFPKSEYLSAANELVKELDFKLEKKAFEIAKQYNTISDYEASIKSFDNFVIDFPGSNLREEALFYRLDSAYKLAINSFDFKRGTYVPLKKPRLEQAKEYCDSFKQSYAASEHIEEVNEIGVVIDEEIKKL
- a CDS encoding glycosyltransferase yields the protein MQLQFSFIIPVYNRPDETQELLQSFEALHTKTPFEIVIVEDGSSISSEGVVNSFKDRLDISYYFKDNSGPGDSRNYGMRKAKGNYFIILDSDCILPPQYLTEVEKSLSQNYVDCFGGPDAAHESFTNLQKAINFSMTSFITTGGIRGNKKSVDTFQPRSFNMGISKVAFEASKGFGYIHPGEDPDLSIRLWNLGYKTKLIPEAYVYHKRRISWHKFYVQVNKFGMVRPILNVWHPQTKKLTYWFPTMFTLGLFLSLILLLFHIDVFFKLYVLYFSMAFITALISTKSIVVSVLSLIAISVQFFGYGYGFLKSTWAVDVLKKNPESHFPKLFFKPAC
- the porD gene encoding type IX secretion system protein PorD, producing the protein MRNILVVLLFFLSVFGFAQELNCNVVVNAQQTGNENFPIFKTLEKQLTEFVNNTKWTDKTFALQERIDCSFIVNVTNYSGEAFQASLQVQSSRPVYGSSFSTPIYNFNDKDFNFRYLEYQNLIFNPTQYQSNLVSVIAFHVYMVLGLDADSFAENGGDPYFKQAQIITNYSQQENYKGWKVEDGLQSRFALIDNVLSPTFKEYRQVMYDYHMQGLDVMSDNAKSGKEEVATSLIKFKAMNSRRPNSFLLRTFFDAKADEIEQIFSDGPNVNIASVKETLQKVAPTYNSKWQNIKF
- the coaE gene encoding dephospho-CoA kinase (Dephospho-CoA kinase (CoaE) performs the final step in coenzyme A biosynthesis.), translated to MMVVGLTGGIGSGKTTVAKEFEALGVPVYIADVEAKKLMVTSEVIKEKLVQLFGEEVYVNGELNKPFIANIIFNDKTYLQKMNAIVHPEVGKHFESWKEKQNTSYVIKEVAILFENGGNKQCDLVITVTAPMHLRIERLLKRDHTTKEKIEAIIKNQWSDEEKIALSDFVVNNVNFEETKEQVMKIHEQIVKTL
- a CDS encoding DNA-directed RNA polymerase subunit omega, with translation MDLKKTNAPVNTITYDRNQIDEPTGNIYESISIIARRADQINTEIKKELIDKLEEFATYNDSLEEIFENKEQIEVSKFYEKLPKPHALAVQEWLTDKVYFRNTEEDNQ
- a CDS encoding YbbR-like domain-containing protein gives rise to the protein MLKELKSKILASIKSKRLNVFVLFLLSAFLILLFNKLSKEYTNTLAFNIKAINVPDEDVILNDSIRLDVTLKTHGFKWLKYYFSKPEIKVDFKKDIYKKDSVFVWHKTAAYLQNTQFSSQVSVLNITPDTLYFQFDENMVKKVPVVLQSDIKYSPGYDLASDFNLKPDSITVIGPEIKVSKIHYIETESLALKDVRTDLLKTVKLKLPVNNQKHQDVKFSAVQTVLNAKVDKFTEGILKIPVQLINAPENVRLKFFPKEVNVAYYVSLSDFNTITAKDFKVVCDFSKTINNQFFMVPEVAQYPEKVKNVKINQKRIEFIITK